The Pyrococcus kukulkanii genome contains a region encoding:
- the argF gene encoding ornithine carbamoyltransferase — MVVSLAGRDLLCLQDYTPEEIWTILETAKMLKIWQKIGKPHRLLEGKTLAMIFQKPSTRTRVSFEVAMAHLGGHALYLNAQDLQLRRGETIADTARVLSRYVDAIMARVYDHKDVEDLAKYASVPVINGLSDFSHPCQALADYMTIWEKRGTIKGVKVVYVGDGNNVAHSLMIAGTKLGADVVVATPEGYEPDEKVIKWAEKNAAESGGSFELLHDPVKAVKDADVIYTDVWASMGQEAEAEQRRKIFRPFQVNKDLVKHAKPDYMFMHCLPAHRGEEVTDDVIDSPNSVVWDQAENRLHAQKAVLALVMGGVKF; from the coding sequence TGGAAGAGATCTTCTTTGTCTGCAGGATTACACGCCCGAGGAGATATGGACAATTCTTGAGACGGCTAAGATGCTTAAGATATGGCAGAAGATAGGGAAGCCACACAGACTTCTTGAAGGAAAAACTTTGGCGATGATCTTCCAGAAGCCCTCAACGAGGACGAGGGTAAGCTTTGAAGTTGCAATGGCTCATCTCGGAGGTCATGCCCTGTACTTGAACGCCCAGGATCTTCAGTTAAGGAGGGGAGAGACTATAGCTGATACCGCAAGGGTCTTGAGCAGGTACGTTGATGCAATAATGGCGAGGGTCTACGATCACAAGGATGTTGAGGATTTGGCAAAGTATGCTTCAGTTCCAGTAATAAACGGCCTCAGTGACTTCTCGCATCCATGCCAGGCCTTAGCTGACTATATGACTATCTGGGAGAAGAGGGGAACGATAAAGGGAGTTAAGGTCGTGTACGTTGGCGATGGAAACAATGTTGCTCACTCATTGATGATAGCGGGAACCAAGCTTGGAGCAGACGTTGTTGTAGCAACCCCAGAGGGTTATGAGCCCGACGAGAAGGTTATCAAGTGGGCCGAGAAGAACGCTGCTGAAAGCGGTGGAAGCTTCGAGCTACTCCATGATCCAGTTAAAGCTGTCAAGGATGCTGACGTCATATACACAGATGTTTGGGCTTCAATGGGTCAAGAGGCTGAGGCTGAGCAGAGAAGGAAGATATTTAGGCCATTCCAAGTTAACAAGGATTTAGTTAAGCATGCAAAGCCCGACTACATGTTCATGCACTGCTTACCAGCGCACAGGGGAGAGGAAGTTACCGATGATGTCATTGACTCACCGAACAGTGTCGTCTGGGATCAGGCAGAGAACAGACTACACGCGCAGAAGGCTGTCCTTGCTCTTGTAATGGGTGGAGTTAAGTTCTGA
- a CDS encoding CARDB domain-containing protein: MGSLHPKFAILIVSVILVLSAFPASAMYGTKIIDGQLFDWTSSDVVAIGLDSGKDGANLDKLYVAWDENYLYIALKTNNTASWNVAYGIGIDIDPGKGTGYTGDTDAWGRQIKFGNGFGIEYEIYFWWSWDSGMGTDHFIVWNESSWTGYSSLSSIGGSYSYIGDTSTGLQFIEIKIPWSALGGKPEKIGIIAWITGESGSAVDSLPFDPAVKDSENEWTDQDTFTNLAVISVGSKTIDGDLSDWSENEAILSPPSGLEGADIEKMYVSWDDEYLYIALKTNNTASWNVAYGIGIDVDPGEGTGYTGDTDAWGRKIKFANGFGLEFEIYFWWGWDSGMGPHNFIKWTGNGWEYKSINDIGGSYAYTGDTNTGLQTLEIKIPWSALGGKKSKFAIIAWVAGEEGSSAVDTAPADPAVGDSENEWTDDDTFTSLYLEEWFLMPDLTVSISGPQAIGINRIAEYTVYVKNEGSLDVSDVNVKVYINGTEYKNWTIDVKAGSEVKLTFNWTPTQEGMYKIKVIVDEENKIHEANENNNEYTLVVNVVWVGKIEIDGNPDDWLSVELTNNSYKVTGGFFIWKDMVGDQRHDKDPYLPGKTSSHADLVEFEVTKDDRYLYFLLKFDNMSNIKIGDNGATFVAIPIDYKEGGSYWFAGEMDTKTVIPWDVQVVVNLASSDFKGETKVVTSVSTSKDGLFYIVDSEGNIIQCQDALVGVDLAKNAIEIRIPLSLIGGSDEMNLQLATAFSYGPAVWNFGDPFANDEISDVVDTISEESTEDELADNVPDYYVKLKLNTGVEWASVINYKIERLEIKRREAIQKFLEINKYYGIARYRIEYEKYNELIRNISSMEIPPELREKIENLTAEVPELEKAFQEGIYDIKAGRYSIISAVKIYRAYTGLIRINEALERIIQLIVSRQLEWEKEMEELKGKLTKTIDGNLSDWNVKPIVEDNENFGQDGADLKALYVDHDDNFLYIALTTRNKASWRIAYGIALDYEDGGYTTGGDAWGRNIDFERGIDAQIYLFWNGEFFGNPGTNNITSANLAIWKNGTWEYLKLDKYAFYAYTGEDNGLQTLEIAIPWKVLGEKPERLYIVAYITGQGVGDSAVDALPDQPAIHDSDNEWTDFDVFTNFAEVVLK; this comes from the coding sequence ATGGGTAGTCTGCATCCTAAGTTTGCAATATTAATTGTTTCTGTCATATTAGTGCTCTCAGCATTTCCAGCCAGCGCAATGTATGGCACCAAGATCATAGATGGACAACTTTTTGACTGGACCAGTTCTGATGTAGTTGCAATCGGCCTTGATAGCGGCAAAGATGGGGCAAACCTTGATAAACTATACGTCGCTTGGGATGAGAATTACCTCTACATTGCCTTAAAAACCAACAATACTGCAAGCTGGAATGTAGCGTATGGAATCGGAATTGACATAGACCCTGGAAAGGGGACAGGGTACACGGGAGACACAGATGCTTGGGGAAGGCAAATAAAGTTCGGAAATGGGTTTGGAATTGAGTACGAAATATACTTCTGGTGGAGTTGGGATAGTGGCATGGGGACTGACCACTTCATAGTTTGGAATGAGAGCTCATGGACAGGATACTCATCCCTTTCTAGCATAGGTGGGAGCTATTCTTACATTGGAGATACATCCACGGGACTCCAGTTTATAGAGATCAAAATACCATGGTCGGCTCTTGGAGGTAAGCCTGAAAAGATTGGAATAATTGCATGGATAACTGGGGAAAGTGGAAGTGCCGTTGATTCCCTACCGTTTGATCCAGCCGTGAAAGATTCAGAAAATGAGTGGACCGATCAAGACACATTTACGAATCTTGCTGTTATATCTGTGGGTAGTAAAACAATAGACGGAGATCTGTCAGATTGGTCAGAAAATGAAGCTATTCTTTCACCTCCAAGCGGGCTTGAGGGTGCGGACATTGAGAAGATGTACGTTTCATGGGACGATGAATACCTCTACATTGCCTTAAAAACCAACAATACTGCAAGCTGGAATGTAGCATATGGAATCGGAATAGATGTTGATCCGGGAGAGGGAACTGGCTATACAGGAGACACAGACGCTTGGGGCAGAAAGATAAAATTTGCCAACGGTTTTGGCTTAGAGTTCGAGATATACTTCTGGTGGGGTTGGGACAGTGGAATGGGACCTCACAACTTCATAAAGTGGACAGGTAATGGATGGGAGTACAAGAGCATCAATGATATTGGGGGTAGTTACGCCTACACTGGAGATACCAATACGGGGTTGCAAACCCTTGAAATCAAAATACCATGGTCGGCCCTAGGCGGGAAGAAGTCAAAGTTTGCTATAATAGCATGGGTTGCAGGTGAGGAGGGGAGTAGCGCAGTAGATACTGCCCCAGCAGATCCTGCTGTAGGAGATTCGGAGAATGAGTGGACCGATGATGATACGTTCACTAGCCTATACTTAGAGGAATGGTTCTTGATGCCAGACTTAACGGTTAGTATAAGTGGCCCACAGGCAATTGGAATTAATAGGATAGCCGAGTACACTGTTTACGTAAAGAACGAGGGGTCACTCGATGTTAGCGACGTTAACGTTAAGGTGTACATTAATGGAACGGAGTACAAGAACTGGACAATTGATGTTAAAGCTGGAAGTGAAGTCAAATTGACTTTTAACTGGACGCCAACCCAAGAGGGAATGTATAAAATTAAAGTGATAGTGGATGAAGAGAATAAGATCCATGAGGCCAATGAGAACAACAATGAATATACATTGGTAGTAAACGTCGTTTGGGTGGGAAAGATAGAGATCGATGGAAATCCAGATGACTGGCTCAGCGTTGAATTGACAAATAACTCGTACAAGGTTACGGGAGGATTCTTCATATGGAAGGATATGGTTGGAGACCAGAGGCACGATAAGGATCCCTATCTCCCAGGTAAAACATCATCCCACGCAGATCTTGTAGAATTTGAAGTTACTAAGGATGATAGATACTTGTACTTCCTCCTTAAGTTCGACAACATGAGCAACATAAAGATCGGGGACAATGGTGCAACGTTCGTTGCTATTCCAATAGACTACAAGGAGGGCGGGAGTTACTGGTTTGCTGGAGAAATGGATACAAAGACCGTTATCCCGTGGGACGTTCAAGTTGTAGTTAACCTGGCAAGTAGTGACTTTAAGGGGGAAACCAAGGTAGTCACGAGTGTTAGTACTTCAAAAGATGGGCTCTTCTATATCGTCGATTCGGAGGGCAACATCATTCAGTGCCAAGACGCTTTGGTTGGAGTTGATCTTGCCAAGAACGCAATTGAGATCAGGATTCCCCTTAGCTTAATAGGCGGTTCAGATGAAATGAACTTACAGCTGGCAACGGCCTTTAGCTATGGTCCTGCAGTTTGGAATTTCGGAGATCCATTTGCAAATGATGAGATAAGTGATGTCGTGGACACGATTTCAGAGGAAAGCACAGAAGATGAGCTTGCTGATAACGTTCCAGATTATTACGTAAAGCTCAAGTTAAATACTGGGGTCGAATGGGCGAGCGTCATAAATTACAAGATCGAAAGGTTGGAAATCAAGAGAAGGGAAGCAATACAGAAGTTCCTAGAGATAAATAAGTACTATGGTATTGCGAGGTATAGAATCGAGTACGAGAAGTACAACGAATTAATAAGGAACATTAGCTCAATGGAAATTCCTCCGGAGCTCAGGGAGAAAATCGAGAATTTAACCGCTGAAGTTCCAGAACTGGAGAAAGCGTTCCAAGAAGGAATATATGATATTAAGGCAGGAAGATACTCAATAATTTCAGCTGTAAAAATATACAGGGCGTATACTGGACTCATAAGGATAAACGAAGCTCTTGAAAGGATAATTCAGCTTATAGTATCGAGGCAACTTGAATGGGAGAAAGAGATGGAGGAACTCAAAGGGAAATTAACAAAGACGATAGATGGTAACTTAAGCGACTGGAACGTCAAACCAATTGTAGAAGATAATGAGAACTTCGGTCAGGATGGTGCGGACTTAAAGGCCCTGTATGTTGACCACGATGATAACTTCCTGTATATAGCATTGACAACTAGGAACAAGGCGTCATGGAGGATAGCTTATGGTATTGCCCTTGATTACGAGGATGGTGGTTACACAACTGGAGGGGACGCCTGGGGTAGGAATATAGACTTCGAAAGAGGCATAGATGCTCAAATCTACCTGTTCTGGAATGGAGAATTCTTCGGTAACCCAGGAACAAACAACATAACCTCAGCTAACTTGGCTATATGGAAGAATGGAACCTGGGAGTACCTTAAGCTAGATAAGTACGCATTCTACGCCTATACTGGTGAGGATAATGGACTGCAAACCCTAGAGATAGCAATACCATGGAAAGTGCTTGGAGAGAAGCCAGAGAGGCTCTACATAGTAGCGTACATAACTGGACAGGGGGTTGGAGATTCAGCAGTTGATGCTTTACCGGATCAGCCCGCTATACATGACAGTGACAACGAGTGGACGGACTTTGATGTCTTTACGAACTTTGCTGAGGTTGTACTTAAGTGA
- a CDS encoding ACT domain-containing protein, producing the protein MREYFIVKVKENGKLEIPLEFAYEIGLVEGAYFLVEVDTDLKEMHVERVALPGKKLVEVEVIVEDKPGVLAKVSGTLGRLGINILFNEAEELESLGLSAIVAIVDMSESNISFDDLKKELEKIKEVKEVKVLDMT; encoded by the coding sequence ATGAGGGAGTACTTTATAGTGAAGGTTAAGGAAAATGGAAAACTTGAAATTCCGCTTGAGTTCGCCTATGAGATAGGACTCGTCGAAGGAGCATACTTCCTAGTTGAAGTTGACACGGACTTAAAGGAAATGCACGTAGAAAGAGTTGCTTTGCCTGGGAAAAAGCTTGTAGAGGTTGAAGTCATAGTGGAGGACAAACCAGGAGTCCTTGCCAAAGTTAGTGGAACCTTAGGTAGGCTAGGCATAAACATTCTATTTAACGAGGCTGAGGAGTTAGAATCCTTAGGTTTGTCAGCAATAGTCGCAATAGTAGATATGAGCGAGAGCAATATATCGTTCGACGACTTGAAAAAGGAGCTAGAGAAAATTAAGGAAGTTAAAGAAGTTAAAGTGTTAGACATGACATGA